CGACCGGGTCCTCGTCGCCTTCCGCGGCGTCTGCGCCGGGTGCCCCTCCTCGGGGGTGACGATCGCCTCGGTGGTGGAGAAGAAGCTCCGGGAGTTCGTCTCGCCGTCGCTCGCCGTGGAGGAGGTCAGGGATGAAGACCGTGTATCTTGACAACAACGCCACCACGCGCGTCGCGCCCGAGGTGCTGGAGGCGATGCTGCCGTTCCTCCGCGAGCGCTACGGCAACCCCTCCAGCATGCACACGTTCGGCGGCGGGGTGAAGAAGGCCGTCGATGAGGCGCGCGGGCTCGTCGCCGGCCTCATCGGCGCCGAACCCGGCGAGATCATCTTCACCGGCTGCGGGACGGAGAGCGACAACGCGGCGATCCTCGCCGCGCACGTCGCCGACCCGCGGAGACCGCACGTCGTGACCACGCGCGTCGAGCACCCGGCGGTCCTCGCCCTCTGCATGAAGATCGAGAAAAACGGGCACCGCGTCTCCTGGATCGGCGTGGACGCGCAGGGGATGCTCGATCTCGAGGAGATCCGCCGCGCGGTCCGCGACTGCACCGGCGTCGTCTCCGTGATGTGGGCGAACAACGAAACCGGCGTCGTCTTCCCGGTCGAGGAGATCGGGAAGATCGTCAAGTCCGCGGGCGCCTGTTTCCACGTGGACGCGGTCCAAGCGGTCGGCAAGATCCCGCTCGACATGCGCCGCAGCGCCGTCGACTACCTCTCCCTCTCCGGGCACAA
This sequence is a window from Chlamydiota bacterium. Protein-coding genes within it:
- the nifS gene encoding cysteine desulfurase NifS, with the translated sequence MKTVYLDNNATTRVAPEVLEAMLPFLRERYGNPSSMHTFGGGVKKAVDEARGLVAGLIGAEPGEIIFTGCGTESDNAAILAAHVADPRRPHVVTTRVEHPAVLALCMKIEKNGHRVSWIGVDAQGMLDLEEIRRAVRDCTGVVSVMWANNETGVVFPVEEIGKIVKSAGACFHVDAVQAVGKIPLDMRRSAVDYLSLSGHKLHAPKGVGALYIRKGTKFSPFIVGGHQEMGRRGGTENVASIVGLGAACLLAAKNLAEEQTRVKTLRDRLEKALLEKAPDARLNGHPERRLPNTSNISFEYVEGEAILLRMNALGICASSGSACTSGSLEPSHVLRAMGVPYTAAHGSVRFSLSRYTTEEEVDFVIEHLPPIIRTLRELSPFGRA